GCTGGCTTTCATCTTTCGCTTGTATTTTCCTCGCtgtctgttttttttttttcacttgGGTGCACCgtttccctccctccccgtccgCCTGTGCCGACTGGACATCATCACGAGCTTCTTTCTCGCatcgcttttttttcgttttcccgGCTTGTttgcgtacgtgtgtgtgtgtgtgtgtgtgtgtgtgtgtagctctctctctctgcgctccAACGAGCGATCTTCaccggcccccctcccttgccctctctctgtctcttccCGCCGCGACACTGTCTTCCCCCATCCATCCCTCAagacatacacatacacgctgTGCATGTGCCGCTCTGCGTTCACCTATACACACAGGCtgtttcctctctctcgttgccgCACTCCCGAtaagcgcgcgcgcagaggctaattttttttttcgttgctcatcgaccccctcccttcctaaaacgacgacaacggcataaagaaaagaaaagggcaCTCTTTCGTCTTGTccaccggcgcacacgcgcttctctctctcctcttctctcccgctgcaaacacacacccatacacaTACGAAGAGgcgcatccacacacacacacacacacaccggagTCGCTCACTCGCTCTCTGTTCTCCTTTTGTTGTCTTTATTTCGCGCCCCTCGTGAGGACCCCGCCTCGCTTGgttgcgtgtgtacgtgtggacgtctttctctctccctttcttaTGTGCCTCTTGATCCACACCTGACACGTCTAACTGAACCTCTggccgccccctctccctccccctccctctgtaGCTCTCCCCCGCTTAGACGCACGCCCGGAGAGCACATCCACTTTCTCTCCGTCCCACTCTCTCGCGCttgtcgtcgctgctcttCCACGGAGTTGCGTGTGCCCGTCGGCGTGTCTTTCGCTTggaaagcgaaaaaaaaacgttttttttgtctgcGCGTACGCCAGTGTGAGCGCGTCTCGCATGTGTGcctttccccttccccttcgtGTCTTTTGTTTTGATGATGCCTTGGCCaaacggggagggggcggaagGCCGCGGAACCGTCGGCGGCACACACTCCGGTGGCCATGAGGACAGAGTATGTGTAGCATCGGAAAGCCCCGCCCGATACCGGGGTACGAGGtcgagcagcaacaacaggTTCAGCCttgtcgccgccacgccggaTGTAAATATCAGCGACTACCAACCGCTGGAGGTCCCACGGACCACGACAGTGCGCCATGTGACGAtgagcaacggcagcggtcTGCCATTGCAGCGGACCTCTGCGTCGGAATTTTCAAGCCTCGCCGGCATCAGAAGCCTGCGCAGTGGCGCCAAcacctcggccgcctccgaagacctgccgctgcccgtgCTGACAGTGCtacccttctcctccgcctcgagcGTTACCAAGTCAGCCGGTAGTACCCGCGTTGGTGTGgagagcggcaccggcgggtctggtgccgccaccacgggtgctgcagcgacgaccACAAGCATCGGCCCGGGTACCTCGTCCGCTGGTCGCTCAATGACGCTACTGGAGCGTCGAAACAATCGCGAGCGCAGCGCTCTGAGCCTCTCATGTCTGTCAGGGCTGAATGTAGAGAAGCTTCAGGAGAGTATGCGGGAAACTAGTCTCGTACTGAATTCTCAAGAAACACCAGTGCCTGTGTCGCAGGGATGGTCGAAGACTGTcgcctcggcggcgctgctgagtgATTACGCCATGCCATCTGTgcacgcgtcgccgtcgggCGCGCGAGACGTGCCCCACTCCATGGCCGCGCACTCGGCGCGGCAGGCCACCGCCAAGTTTCAGGGTCAGGCGCCGCGACCccccagcagcggcgaagacGGCAGCGGGGCCCGCCGCAGTCATCCCATTTCCACCTCGGATTCCAGAACGATCGACACGATACCTGGAGCGCTAAAGGTAATCGGGTACAACATCCTGGCGAGTCGGCTAGCGTCTACCGACTTGTACCCCGCCTGCCCACCGTCGGTGCTGAGTGAAGAGTACCGACTAGAGCTCATCAAGGAAGAACTCCGATGTGTTGACCCCGACATATTGCTCTTGGAGGAGATCAGCGTGGCGGTGCACGAGCGCACTCTCGGGCCTTACTTGAGAACGGCGTTCGGGATGGAGGGGCATCATGTGGTCATCACGGATCGAAATGGAACTCCTCGCTGCGCTCCGCTGACGCAACAGTCCAagacggcagccgcgttCTCGCCTGCTCTTGCGATCCCTTTTGGAATCCCCTGCAGCGCTGAGAAGAGGCCGAACTCGGTGAGCATGACGGCTGCATTAGCcggagcggcggcgtgcaATGGTGACGCTTCCGCTCGGTCCGGCGCGGCCGGAGGTGCCGCGAACAGCTCCGGCGACGTTGAAAAGAGGAGCAACTCGCCCCATCTGCCTCAGCTCACCGAAACGAGCTGGAGCCGCCGCTCCAGtcggcgcagcagtggcgctgtCGCGTCTCGATTTCCCGAGGTCACGTGCGGCACCCCGGCCATTTGGCAGAAACGTGGCGAGGCGTCTCTCTCCCAGCACTCACAGCCGTTCAGCATGCCGCCACAGGAGATGTCGTGCTCCTCGCTCGAGGACCCACACGTCAAGCCCAAAGCAACGATGGATGAGGAATCGATGCAGCGAAGTTACAGCGCAGTGGAGCTCACCCAAGGTGCTACAGCGCGGGTGAAGCGGCAGACGGTGGGGTCTggagcgccgccggcagTACTTCGCGCGGAGAAGaccgcggaggaggcccTCGGCCACCGGCGAGTGGAAATGGATGGGGTGAGCATCTTTTACAAGGCGGCACGGTTCCGTGAGCTAGAGGTGATGCCGGTGCTCTTCAAccgtctcgccgccgcggagaaGCGACTCACCCACTACGAGCACAAGAAGCTTCAGGTGGACTCGCACAATGTGGCCCTCGttgtggtgctgcaggatATGCAGGTGATCGGGGCATCTCGCATATACgtggtggctgctgtgcATCTCATCTGGCAGCGCATCAACGCGCAGCTGTGGCAGGCGcatcagctcctccgcgtcATGGAGGGACTGAAGCACAAGTACTCCAAGGGCTACGTGGACCTCGTGTACCCAAGTGGCCGAGGCTCCATCGCGTGCGACAGCGCAGTCACCCAGCCGCCGAGCATCATCGACACCCCGCTGATGCGAGAGGGAACGCGGCGGCACGTGCAAGACGACGTCGCACCTCAGCCATCGCTACTAACGCCGCTACCGCTGCAACAGCCGCGCGCGCTGTCTGCGCGGTGCCAAAGCATAGTACCCAGCCGCGCAACTACTGAAGCCTCCGACCTGGCTGGAGACAGCGACGGTAGCAGGCTCTTCAACGTCACTGCCACCGATCGCATGCGCTGTAGGTACGCGAGCGTGTGCTCTGGCGTTGCCTCATCGCCTACATCGTCCGTCACATGCATTATCGGCGGCGACTTTAATTCCGAGCGCAGCGGGCCGGTCATGGAGTACTTGCGCACCGGCAGGGTGCCTGGGGGAGCGGAGGTGATGAAATACTGGCGAGCACTCAAGTCGgagtcgccggcgccgctcgaCCACACGGATGAGCGCGGCACTGGTCGGGCGACTGGCAGGGATGCGGTgaatgcgctgcgccacacgTCTCCAACCCCGCCAAAggtgccgccaccaacaCTGTGTGGTGTGCTGAGCGCCGCGAGGCAGGAGATGATCAGGATCTCCCCGCGCAACTCTATGCACTCCTCCTTATGTTCTATGGGCtcgccaccgtcggcgctgccgcgccgcgcgacCAAGTCTCCGCCCTGCGACTCCGTGAGCGACGCTGCTAGTCGTGCTGCGAGCGGTACTGAGGCAGGTGACAGCCTCTGCCTCCATCAGCCATACACCCCACTCAGCAAGCGGCCATTCAATCTCTACCCTGGCCGCGTCCCGGACGGCGTGCTGTCCTCGCACGATAGGGCAGACAatccgctgcggtgccggcAAAAGTTGGCGGAGGATACCATGGTCGCCGCTTCAACGTCCCCGCGAAGGTCTTTCCCGACACGGAGTCCACAGGCCGCCGAGAATGGCCTCCGCTTCAACCGAGGAAGCACCTTCCCGACTGTCTTGTCAACGTCGAGTAGCCTCATCGACACGGCGAGCTCTGGCTGTGATGATGgccgtggtggtgacagCAACCTagcagcggtggccgcgTCGTCATCGCAGTATGTGCCGTGTTCTGCGTCGTCGAGCCCCGCTGGCTGTTGCAGTCCGGATGCTgagctgccactgctgcgacACTCAATGTCGACGAACAGGGCTTTCACTGTAGATGCCGCTTCCCCAGCCTCCGCACCGCAGacctcgccgtcgtctgcgcGGCAGAACGGAGACTCCGCCCCCATCCTCGAAAACCACCGCGTGTACACACGACGACGCACCTTACCGGACATGAACAACATCGAGAGTGGTACGCTGGAACAGTCCTGTAGCCGCAGTGCCAGCGAGTGCGGAAGCGTGCTGAGCACTGCGTTTCCCACGAGCTGCACGATGCGACTCGCCGTGCACACTCGTCACGACACACTCAGCGTGGAGTTGGGCGAGCCTGACTGGGAAGACGAGGAAAGCCGTGGACGGACCCCCACACTGGGCGATGCAACCAACGGTGCATCTTCGGCGCAGCCGAGCTCCTCTCATAATCACAAGGAAGGGTTGGGTGGTGCAAACGGGGTCGTTGAGAAAGGAGAGGTGAACGCgaagcggcggcatcgcATCCACGTGGTGACAAACTCCGCAGATGCGAACTGCGTCGGCAGTGGTAGCAATTCCTTAGCGGCCTTGAACTACGGACCGGTGTTGGGTGACCACCGGTTATCCTTGCACGGCGACCCGGCGACGTCGGCGTCTCCGCGCGCACGTCCGAAGCGGCGGTCCGCCGTCGTGGCATCCGGGGACGAGGCACCAAGCCTTCTTTCACCACAAGCCGCGGACCATTTCTCTTCCCAGACCTCGCCGCAGTCGCCGTCAGCGGTAGACTACGAGTTCACGTGCTCGAACGTGTCTACGTCACCATCGGCGTCCCCCTTCTGCCTGCCTACGCTAATCGCCAAGAGCGACTACACCCCGTCCAGCCCGCCAGTGCTGCTCATTGACGACGTCGTGCACAAGATCCGCTTGAGTGACGCCTATGCTCCGTATTGCTACCGCCATCCTTCCTATGTGTCGGCGGTGAACCCGTCCACGAACATGGAGGGTAAGGTGCTCGACCACATATTATACGAGGATGAGCATGTTGTGTGCGGCGGGGTGCTGCGGCTCGGCGAGCGACAGGAGCTTCCGAATGCCCGGGTGCCAAGCGATCACTATATGATCGGGAGCGTGCTGGTCCCGATCCAGGAATTGCACCGGGCTTGAGGCGTGGCTGGCGGTTTGTGcttggggggagggagagatggtGGAGCGCGCAAACGGAGAAAAGGTGCAAAGGTAGGTGTATcgatgtgcgtgcgcagcgcgagGCACACAAAGcacctctttttcttttgctgtTTCGCTGACTGTTGTCCGTTTCTCGCACATCCACGCTCACTCCAATTCGATGGATCCCTTGGGCGTTCTCGGAGATGTTATACACGCACTGGTGGACATACACCCACGCGCACAAGCAGACAGGCGCATCGTCGCCGACAAGTCCGCTGGCATTctctccaccccacccctaTGCACCACCGATGTACACAACGGGTTCACTGCATGCacggcgacacacacacacacacgctcgcaTAAGATATGTAAACACTCAAGCCATCAGATCTGAAGGAGATGCGCATAAAAGAAAAGTGAAGAGAGGCATCTCAGTCTCTCTATTGTTTGTTATTTTCCTTGCCCGCGTGTGCAGAGTGTGTTGATGGTGGGTACGGAGCAGCGAGGAGATAGACCTCGTTGAGGTGGAAagttcgtgtgtgtgtgtggggggtggTCGAGTGAGCGGGGGGGGACGTATTTCACTTGGATCTGATGTGCTCCTTACCGCCGGTTTACGTCTGTTAGTTTCGATTCCATGTAACGCTTTGGAAATCTCTTTTTTTGGTTTTGACTCTGCttgtcttctccctcttcccctcgccttctccctctccgctccCCACactcccaccctcctccacgAAACTCATACTTGCGCGCGTtcacctctctctgtctctctccgtgcctgtgtctgtgtgtgtgtgcgcgcgtatGCGTCTGTGCTCTTCTGCTTCTCGTCCATGGACGCTGTCTCTCTATCTTTTCCTCCGTTGTGTGTTTCATGTTTGGCCTCTTACTGAGTGTACACGCTCTCTCTGGCTCTCGTCCTCCTGTCGTtttatgtatgtgtgcgtgtatgtcgATGTGTATGTGCGACCAAATTGACTTGGGTTTCACCTTCAGCCTCGGTGtctcccgcctcctcttcttcggATTTTATCTCTCTGTAATCGCCATTTTCACGGTGGTGGGGGATACGCGGCTGTGGTTGTGTATACCGCTACTGTTGTGGGACaagtcccccccccactctctctgtgtgcaaCATGTACTACTACTCTTTTGCGTCGCTCtatccctttttttcttgtagGTTATTAAGTGGTTGATGTGGTcttctccgcccccctcccccgccctgTGCGCGAGCTCTGCActggtctctctctttgtgtGTCTTGTGCTCTTATGAGCGACTGTGctcggaggaagggggagacgTGTCGATGGGTCACCGTCGGTACCCGTCTTATTGAtctgggagggagggcaaaGGTAATGAGAGGGGCGATATGAACCTCCCATCTCTCGGCTtgtcgtcggcgtcgtcctccacTTCCGTGGCCGTCATCCTTCTGCCACCCTCCCGGGGCTCCTCGCCTCTCTGGTTgttcaccgcctcctcatcgcttttctttttcaaCGCTGTCGCACTTGTTGCGTGTAACTTCAGTGTTGTCCTCGCGTTTCCCATAGAGGCGATACGTGAAGGTAAGAGAGCAgcacacacccctccccctctcccatgcgtgtgctgtgcgcaGCGCAAGAGGGACGGcgaacgaagaaaaaaagccGCTGATAGGGAAGATggatgatggtggtggttCTATGTAGTGTTTTGCTGTCTTGCTACAGCTGCTCACTTCCATggtgccgctcctcctcatATTCCTGCTCATCatctctcccttttccttttcttttaaTGTCCCGTGAGTCGTGCGTTACTGCTGTTGCCGGCTGAGGCGTAATGATGTCTGCGCGTGTCttcgtccccctcctcctcactcttctcttcccctgTCGTGTGCGGTGCTCTCTGGAGGCCTCTGTCGGAGTCGCGgcctcgccccctcctcatcctcccccctcccctctttttttcttaAGGCGAAATTTTCTCCTGTACTGCCTTGTTTCTTGGTTCTTCCCCGCCATCCGGACTTCCCTCATGTACATGGTTTATTCTACTCTATCCCTCTCGTTTTGCCTCCTCGTGCTACACGAATGGACGTCTCTCTCCGCTTCACGATGTCCGAACACGCACGCTTCAACGCATACACATTTTTAGAAGGCAAACaaaacgaaacgaaaaaaaagaaaacagggCAAAATGTGTCTgaggcgtgcgcgcacaTGGGAAGatgccccagcagcagcacgcgctcGATAAAGTCCCtgtcgtgcgcgtgtgtgtgtgtgctgctcttcATTCAGACACGCACCCGAGTACCTACATCCGTTACTCGGGTGCTCGCGTTGCAGCTCCAGGGTTGCACGCTTTTCGGCTTCTTTTTGGTTTGAATTttcgtcccccctcctccaccacctccctccctcccactgTGCCTTTACCTGCTCCCCACCAGACGGACCGATGAAGGTGCCGCGCCACCCTCGCCCCatgtttctctcttctcgtccCTCGTGTCTCACctcgtctctccccccttctctcgctcATTCGTCTGTGCTGCTGGTAGTGgcttttttatttttcgaCCACCCCCAATACGGGGGACAACAGAAGTGGAGAAAAAACCGTTGCTTCATACTTTGGGGTTGCTCATGCAGGACCTGCGTACTTCTATCACAGCAAGATGCAAAGTTTGCTTGTGCCTGCGTCTATGTTGCCCTTGTGTCGCACTCActgcctctctcacacacatTTcacgtatgcgtgcgtgctgtgATGACCCTGTCACCTTGACACGCGACTCACAACACCGAGCTCAGTGAAGGAAAACGATGCTTTTCTTTTCAAATGGCCCCTCCCGGCACGATGGATGCCGCTGCGGGCTTCCGCGACAAGAATAATCCGCCTAATTTTACGGATGACCGCAAGCATGCACTGAACATCGCCGTTGACCATGGCAATGCACCCAGCGACAAGAGCGTCGATTGGCGACTACTGGCTCTCCGAGGCCCTCTTCAAGTGCAAGAAGGTTCTCTGGGATGACTGGCTCGCCAGTAGTCACAGTgacgtttttctttttgtgtgtatgggggGTTGCAAGGACTCCATAAATTTCGTAAAGTGCATGGCTTGCTCGTGAAAGCGCTGGGCATGGATGGTGCGGGAAAGATTACGCCGAGAGACTCCCGGCTCATGTAAGACAGCTGGGCTTACCCCTGCTCTTACCCGAAAGCATAGCATGCCCAACAAGTGGCTACCATTTATCGGACAATGCAGTTGCCGTTTCGTGGTGGGTCTCGGCGCAGGGGCCCTGGTGCGCAATGCTTACAAGCACAAGTGCTGGATTACCGGCACCAGTTTCACCATCTACATGGGTGTGCGGTATCTGGTGCAGCAGAACTTTTTTAATCAGAAAGTTGAGTGAGGACACCTTCCGCGATGCAGCGTGTCAGTTGGCGGACGTGAGCAGGACCGGATGAGGTCGACAAGGAGGGCGTCAGCGCCCTCgtgtaaaaaaaaagaaagagatgCATGCGCTTCATCGAGACGAAGCTGTGCCCCGGAGGACTAGCGCCGGGGAAGACGGGGGGGGGACTGCCGGCTCGACCTCATTTGCGCTGGGCTTCGCGCGCGGCATTTGTGTGACTGAGGGTACTGCATCCGTAGCCGCCCGACCTTCCGTTGCTGTGCTAGTTGGGCGGGCGGTCACCTCTTTGTCTTCACagttcccccccccatctCTTATCGTTTTATTGGTGCGtttccccttttttcgtGTTGTTTTTCCCCACTCCGCATCCCTCGTGCCTCATCAGCGAAGACGCTGACTTGTTGTTGTGGTGTTCCATTTCGTTGCTGTTGCCCGCGGACACCTGCCGGCACCCCGGCAgggcctctccctctccccacgGGCTTCCCGCTCACGTGCCCACATGTAAGGGCGcgggggaaaggggagggggaatgGCGAAGTCGGTGACTGGGGTAGCTACGGGGCCCGTCAGCGCGATGAGTCTTACTAGGCGCGCCGCCTAGCTCGCAGATCAGCGGAGGACCTGCGTGACCAAGGCATCTAAAGAACTCACACGATGAGGTAAGCGTCaatgcagcggcggcacctgaAGCTTTCGGTCCTGCCTTCGATCTTTGCTTgcccctgtgtgtgtgttttgtttgtttttcaCGGCGCACCTCActcggccccctccccaccagcTCCTTTCGTCTTTGGTCTCGTTCGTCGCACCCTCTGCTCCGCTGTCAAGCAACTCCAATGTCATGCGGTGCCGTGTGATGGGAGTTGGAGGACAGCGCACCCCACAGCGTCCCCATTCGGTTTGTGTCAAAGATGTAAAGCCATGCAGGACAGGAGAGTGGGCGTTACCTGCTTCTCACTCGTTAGGGGCGCCGCTTTTCGCCGCGGTATTGTTCCCGTCCTTTGCCGTTGTTCAACTTTGTTCTTCGTTACActtcctccaccccccttcccccgcctGCGGAACGGCGACGTGGACGCAGTGTACCCCCCTTGCCAAGGACTACCGGATATTTTCTCGGCCGCGCGCTCCTCTACCCATATCAAATCTACCGCCTCTGATGTAGTCTAATAAcccccctgccccctcgATTCGTTTTTTATTATTTCCTACGCGCTCTGTCctttgcttgcttgctttagtatttttcttttcctttggCTGCTTCTCTGTGCTTCCGCCTCGCTAATCCGCTCGCTCAagtgtgcctgtgtgtctgtggctGTGAATGCGTGatggcgtgtgcacgtgcacgtgtaTTGGGAACGTGAGAGGGGTGGTCCAATGCAACTCACGCGACGGTCGCGattcgctgcagcggcaaggACAGCCGCATGCGTACGctcatccccccccccccccactgaAGGACGGTAAGGCAAACGGACAGACAGAcaacaccgcagcagcggaaccTTGGACGGTGAAACGAGAGATACCGTCGCTTGAAAAGAGTGGCGggtgctgccggcgacggcTCTGCCTCTTCTCAGACAGgcgggaggggtggggagaagaggtgctTCCCTGATACCGTCGGCGCTACATTCACGTGTCACTCCACCCCGCTCCTCGTGCGCTCGTGTGTTATGCACGCATGCCGTTAACTAGGACTGCGCTTCCACAACTGGCGAGTGCCCTtcacatctctctctttccttaCATGTTTTTCCTCACACTCTCGCGGCCCGCAACACTGCACTTAGCCAGAGAGgggaaacaacaacaacaaagcaAAGGGCGCAACAGCCAGGGTCATGTTTTCGGCAAGCACAgtgctgtgcgcgcgcgccctgGTGGATCGCAAGTCCCCCCAGCTCTGGGGTGCACCTGGTGCGCCGATCATTCGCATGCGCGGCCACCACGTGACGTGGAAGTTCCAGTCGTATGACATGTTTGtcgagcacacgcaccggcgccgcaACTCCGACATCCGTCTTCTGCACTACCTCGGCAAGCACTGCCCTCACCCACAAAAGTCACTTTGGTCGCCCGACACACCGGTGACGCAGGACCGCCACTTGTTTATGCTAACCACGATCGACGTGGACGCCTTCAAGTATTGGTTTGGTGTCAAGCGATGCCGTCTCTCCGTGGGCCCGTGGAACATTCTCGCGAAGTCGGGGCTGCTCCCGCCGTCGTACAAGCAGAACTCGAAGATCATGCCGAAGCCGATCTTTGACAAAGAGCAGCTGATGAGGTACTACCTGGCCAACCGCAAAGACCAGCGGCAGATGGAGCGGGAGGACTACCTGAACTACAAAAATAGTATGGTGAAGTCGCCAGAGGAGCGCGCGGCGGAGCGGCCTGTGGCGCCCTTTTTGTAATGTCTGTCTTGACACCCCGAAAcgtgacggcagcagcgaggtaCGATGCATAGAAGTTCACAGGGAGcccagcggtgctgcagcctCGCGTTGACAGTCGCGTCTCGCAtgcagtgcgtgtgtgcttgtgtgtttCTCGTTCTTTCCCTgtgccctcctcctgtgGTGCCTCGCTCTGgtccgcttctctctccaccccgCATCGCACATATgcggtgtatgtgtgctgctgctgcggacaCGGATGGGTGGTGATGCGTCTCCATCTGGCGTTTGTGCGCTTGTAAGTGGGCATGCGTCACTGATGATGACCGGGTTTGTGGCGACTGTTCCACACACCAAAATatccccccccacacacacagatacacagaCGGCGAGATATATCAGCAGCAGGAACAAGACGAATTGaacccgaaaaaaaaaacacaagcGATGCAGAGCTGCATCCAGTGCGCCCATCGTGGAAAATGTCTCCCTGTGCAGCCGCCCTTGCCTGATACTGAGGCCGGCAGCATTTACGTCATGTATGTGAGCACGAGGGgcgaaggaagaggagctgaAACGCCTGCGCGTCTCCCATGCATCTAAGGCACGGCAGCTGCTTGACTGATTACAGCCCTGCACGCCTACCTCAGTGTGAAGTGCGTTTCCACACATCATGATCGCGCCGTGTTTTACATGTCCCACTGGCTCTTCAGGCAATGAAGCGACTCGGCATTCagctctctccccccacttcacctctccccctctcttaCGTGCATCTCTGCGTGTACATGCGTCGTTATttacgcgcgtgtgcatgtacgtgtgcgtgtgagcaCCGCTGTGGTGCCCCCGCCTTTATCTGCATGGCGTCTTTTATATTTTACCTCTGCAAGTCTCCCTCCTGCTGAGGTGGTAGCCTTGATTGTCCGTGTattgctgctgtcgctgttATTGCTGCACTGGCACAGCCCATTGCAATCGCTCTCAGGCTCCCTTCTGTGTATTTGTTTTTCGGTTGGAGTTCCCTAAAAAAAACGGAGACACGAACGAATTCCGTGCCGTTGTGCTGACTCGCCGCGCctccgtccctctctctctcgctcgctcgcttaCACGAGAGGTACTAgcgcctctccgccctctccccactcACGACGACACCCGTGGACGCAACAGCGGCACGAGT
Above is a window of Leishmania mexicana MHOM/GT/2001/U1103 complete genome, chromosome 28 DNA encoding:
- a CDS encoding endonuclease/exonuclease/phosphatase-like protein, which codes for MMPWPNGEGAEGRGTVGGTHSGGHEDRVCVASESPARYRGTRSSSNNRFSLVAATPDVNISDYQPLEVPRTTTVRHVTMSNGSGLPLQRTSASEFSSLAGIRSLRSGANTSAASEDLPLPVLTVLPFSSASSVTKSAGSTRVGVESGTGGSGAATTGAAATTTSIGPGTSSAGRSMTLLERRNNRERSALSLSCLSGLNVEKLQESMRETSLVLNSQETPVPVSQGWSKTVASAALLSDYAMPSVHASPSGARDVPHSMAAHSARQATAKFQGQAPRPPSSGEDGSGARRSHPISTSDSRTIDTIPGALKVIGYNILASRLASTDLYPACPPSVLSEEYRLELIKEELRCVDPDILLLEEISVAVHERTLGPYLRTAFGMEGHHVVITDRNGTPRCAPLTQQSKTAAAFSPALAIPFGIPCSAEKRPNSVSMTAALAGAAACNGDASARSGAAGGAANSSGDVEKRSNSPHLPQLTETSWSRRSSRRSSGAVASRFPEVTCGTPAIWQKRGEASLSQHSQPFSMPPQEMSCSSLEDPHVKPKATMDEESMQRSYSAVELTQGATARVKRQTVGSGAPPAVLRAEKTAEEALGHRRVEMDGVSIFYKAARFRELEVMPVLFNRLAAAEKRLTHYEHKKLQVDSHNVALVVVLQDMQVIGASRIYVVAAVHLIWQRINAQLWQAHQLLRVMEGLKHKYSKGYVDLVYPSGRGSIACDSAVTQPPSIIDTPLMREGTRRHVQDDVAPQPSLLTPLPLQQPRALSARCQSIVPSRATTEASDLAGDSDGSRLFNVTATDRMRCRYASVCSGVASSPTSSVTCIIGGDFNSERSGPVMEYLRTGRVPGGAEVMKYWRALKSESPAPLDHTDERGTGRATGRDAVNALRHTSPTPPKVPPPTLCGVLSAARQEMIRISPRNSMHSSLCSMGSPPSALPRRATKSPPCDSVSDAASRAASGTEAGDSLCLHQPYTPLSKRPFNLYPGRVPDGVLSSHDRADNPLRCRQKLAEDTMVAASTSPRRSFPTRSPQAAENGLRFNRGSTFPTVLSTSSSLIDTASSGCDDGRGGDSNLAAVAASSSQYVPCSASSSPAGCCSPDAELPLLRHSMSTNRAFTVDAASPASAPQTSPSSARQNGDSAPILENHRVYTRRRTLPDMNNIESGTLEQSCSRSASECGSVLSTAFPTSCTMRLAVHTRHDTLSVELGEPDWEDEESRGRTPTLGDATNGASSAQPSSSHNHKEGLGGANGVVEKGEVNAKRRHRIHVVTNSADANCVGSGSNSLAALNYGPVLGDHRLSLHGDPATSASPRARPKRRSAVVASGDEAPSLLSPQAADHFSSQTSPQSPSAVDYEFTCSNVSTSPSASPFCLPTLIAKSDYTPSSPPVLLIDDVVHKIRLSDAYAPYCYRHPSYVSAVNPSTNMEGKVLDHILYEDEHVVCGGVLRLGERQELPNARVPSDHYMIGSVLVPIQELHRA